From one Treponema denticola genomic stretch:
- the infB gene encoding translation initiation factor IF-2 translates to MDIENTNKPDVILNKKSSKAADSKSESGKTDSKRKVVVKVSKASAGKSKKPESSSEETSGGKTSGKQVISVKKASSQSSKPAEASVKEKNSNERLEETKKTAPRVADKKGDALSAQNEKRGFDSAKKEEKQPERKKTEPYSMASIDFASKRPNVKAGNLADSGRRNNRGQGNRPQRSGGQGQGQTGQGRRRESNFSGAQARAYSDGKKQGFRTGQGGQQGRNGDRPQNKTGFGGPRPGAAPAPIPIEKNKAQTNKKAHKAKKEIYNKKNKEDEFFEERLLNQKKKQKEKIHNIPKQIEIMESISVSELAKKMNLKASELIGKLMGMGMMVTMNQSIDADTATILASEYECDVKIVSLYDETVIESKEDDLSELQPRPPVVTIMGHVDHGKTKTLDAIRSSNVIAGEFGGITQHIGAYTVNTHGGKITFLDTPGHEAFTMMRARGAEITDIVVLVVAADDGVMPQTIEAINHARDAKVPIIVAVNKVDKPEANVDKVKTRLSELGLMPEEWGGDTMFVEISALKKLGLDNLLDTILLQAEVLELKANYICNAEGKVIESRIDHGRGVVATIIVQRGTLRTGDPYVAGIYSGRVRAIFNDRGEKIDEATPSMPVEILGLEGMPNAGDPFQVTDSERIARQISDKRQELKRFEDSRNVKKVTLDNLYETIHDGEILELKVIIKGDVQGSVEALKQSLEKLSTPEIRLNVIHASAGAINDSDVMLAAADSNALIIGFNVRPTPQAKLLADQEKVDIRKYTVIYKAVEEIQLAMEGMLSPDIKEQVIGMVEVRNTFKVPKIGKIAGCYVLEGVVKRNCAVHVIREGIVVHSGKLSSLKRFKDDAKEVAAGFECGIGIEDFNDIQVDDQLEIIEMIQVARKLSDSEKYKAPEIKEEGTEANE, encoded by the coding sequence ATGGATATAGAAAACACAAATAAGCCGGATGTAATTCTCAACAAAAAAAGCAGTAAAGCTGCAGATTCTAAGTCTGAATCCGGCAAAACTGACTCTAAAAGGAAAGTCGTTGTAAAGGTTTCAAAAGCTTCGGCAGGAAAATCCAAGAAGCCTGAATCATCTTCGGAAGAAACTTCCGGCGGAAAAACATCCGGAAAACAGGTTATTTCCGTTAAAAAAGCTTCGTCCCAAAGCTCAAAACCTGCAGAAGCCTCTGTAAAAGAAAAAAATTCGAATGAAAGGCTTGAAGAAACAAAGAAGACCGCACCTCGCGTTGCAGATAAAAAGGGCGATGCTCTTTCCGCGCAAAATGAAAAGCGGGGCTTCGATTCTGCAAAAAAAGAAGAAAAACAGCCTGAAAGAAAAAAAACAGAGCCTTATTCTATGGCTTCAATAGATTTTGCAAGTAAGCGGCCCAATGTCAAGGCCGGTAACTTAGCGGACTCAGGCCGAAGAAATAACCGCGGACAAGGCAACCGCCCGCAAAGATCGGGAGGTCAGGGACAAGGCCAAACCGGACAAGGAAGACGGCGAGAAAGCAATTTTTCGGGAGCCCAAGCACGAGCCTATTCCGATGGAAAAAAACAGGGCTTTAGAACAGGACAAGGCGGACAGCAGGGACGAAACGGCGACAGACCTCAAAACAAAACAGGCTTCGGCGGTCCAAGACCGGGAGCAGCTCCGGCACCGATTCCTATCGAAAAAAACAAGGCCCAAACAAATAAAAAAGCTCACAAGGCCAAAAAAGAAATATACAACAAGAAAAACAAGGAAGACGAATTTTTTGAAGAACGCCTCTTAAATCAAAAGAAAAAGCAAAAAGAAAAAATTCACAATATTCCCAAACAAATCGAGATAATGGAATCAATTTCGGTTTCCGAATTGGCCAAGAAGATGAACTTAAAAGCCTCGGAGCTCATCGGAAAACTTATGGGCATGGGAATGATGGTTACGATGAACCAGTCCATCGATGCCGATACGGCAACGATTCTTGCATCCGAATATGAATGCGATGTCAAAATTGTAAGCCTCTACGATGAAACGGTTATCGAAAGCAAGGAAGACGATTTATCCGAATTGCAGCCGAGACCTCCCGTTGTAACCATAATGGGACACGTTGACCACGGTAAAACCAAGACCCTTGATGCAATTAGAAGCTCTAATGTTATAGCAGGAGAATTCGGAGGAATTACTCAGCACATAGGTGCTTATACGGTAAACACCCACGGAGGCAAGATCACCTTCCTCGATACTCCCGGACACGAAGCCTTTACCATGATGCGTGCACGAGGAGCCGAAATTACGGACATCGTTGTTTTGGTAGTCGCAGCCGATGACGGCGTTATGCCTCAAACCATTGAAGCTATCAACCATGCACGGGATGCCAAGGTTCCCATAATAGTTGCAGTAAACAAGGTCGATAAGCCCGAAGCAAATGTAGACAAGGTAAAGACACGCCTTTCGGAATTAGGCCTCATGCCTGAAGAATGGGGCGGAGACACCATGTTTGTCGAAATCTCGGCTCTAAAAAAATTAGGTCTGGACAACCTCTTGGATACAATTCTTCTTCAAGCCGAAGTACTTGAGCTAAAGGCCAATTATATATGCAATGCGGAAGGAAAGGTTATAGAATCCCGTATTGACCACGGAAGAGGTGTTGTTGCAACCATTATCGTTCAGCGCGGAACATTGAGAACCGGAGACCCTTATGTTGCAGGTATTTATTCCGGCCGCGTAAGAGCCATCTTCAATGACAGGGGCGAAAAAATCGATGAAGCTACTCCGAGTATGCCCGTCGAAATCCTAGGTCTTGAAGGTATGCCGAATGCAGGCGACCCCTTCCAAGTTACCGATTCGGAACGTATAGCCCGCCAGATTTCGGACAAAAGACAGGAACTCAAACGATTTGAAGATTCAAGGAATGTTAAGAAGGTTACCCTCGATAACCTCTATGAAACCATCCATGACGGAGAAATATTGGAGCTTAAAGTTATCATAAAGGGAGACGTTCAAGGTTCCGTAGAAGCCTTAAAGCAGTCACTGGAAAAACTTTCCACGCCCGAAATAAGGCTTAACGTAATACATGCTTCGGCAGGAGCCATCAATGATTCCGATGTTATGCTTGCAGCCGCAGACTCAAATGCCTTAATCATAGGCTTTAACGTACGCCCCACTCCTCAAGCCAAACTTTTGGCCGATCAGGAAAAGGTCGATATACGAAAATACACGGTTATCTACAAGGCTGTTGAAGAAATTCAGCTCGCCATGGAAGGAATGCTTTCCCCCGATATTAAGGAACAGGTTATCGGTATGGTCGAAGTCAGAAATACCTTTAAGGTTCCCAAAATCGGAAAAATTGCCGGTTGTTATGTTCTTGAAGGCGTCGTAAAGAGAAACTGTGCAGTACACGTTATCCGTGAAGGCATAGTCGTTCACTCCGGTAAACTTTCCTCGTTAAAGAGATTCAAAGACGATGCAAAAGAAGTTGCAGCAGGTTTTGAATGCGGTATCGGTATAGAAGACTTTAACGATATACAGGTTGATGACCAGTTAGAAATTATCGAGATGATTCAGGTTGCCCGAAAACTAAGCGACAGCGAAAAATACAAAGCTCCCGAGATCAAAGAAGAAGGAACCGAAGCCAATGAGTGA
- the rbfA gene encoding 30S ribosome-binding factor RbfA, with product MSEFRLARLGEQIREEISALICSGKIKDPRVSSLLSINRVIVSGDLAYAKVYVSSFLDEHKTKQGVRGLENASGFIRTSLAKKLHIRQCPELTFIFDKSIKEGIDMVNKLESLEYFTEPDEDEKSAGNSEAD from the coding sequence ATGAGTGAGTTTAGGCTTGCAAGATTGGGCGAGCAGATAAGGGAAGAAATTTCGGCCCTTATTTGCTCGGGCAAAATAAAGGATCCGAGAGTTTCTTCTCTTCTTTCAATAAACCGAGTAATCGTTTCAGGAGACCTTGCCTATGCTAAGGTTTATGTTTCAAGCTTTTTAGATGAGCATAAGACAAAGCAGGGAGTAAGAGGCTTGGAAAATGCTTCAGGCTTTATAAGAACAAGCCTTGCAAAAAAGCTTCATATAAGGCAGTGTCCTGAGCTCACCTTTATATTCGATAAGAGTATAAAGGAAGGAATAGACATGGTAAATAAACTTGAAAGCCTTGAGTATTTTACCGAACCCGATGAAGATGAAAAAAGCGCCGGTAATTCGGAAGCCGATTAA
- the truB gene encoding tRNA pseudouridine(55) synthase TruB — protein sequence MELNNNLIVPFAKQAGLTSFASMSAVKKALPTKKVGHTGTLDLFADGLLVLLTGQLTRLADIISAEKKTYEAWVEFGTETDTLDPEGEPVLIAPLPSYKNLTESIPSFLGKILQRPPEFSAIKINGKRASDRIRRGEKIEIAEREIEIFKIDLKKIITDGGLEFTKKDFLNTNTELKIKYAHIRVECSKGTYIRSLVRDLARKASSCAYVRALRRTAVGNFKLEDAAGFSLLNDFSAAPENLFLKETKTLDAAAGKKFYEQKEIAPLEIRAKAFSFSPKAAENLKLPYLFLDGKYLNDFYNGKKIKFSWFLNADEVLENITASNLENKKICVFCDNLWIGIIGLNKNCLKYKTVIKN from the coding sequence ATGGAATTAAATAACAACCTTATCGTCCCGTTTGCAAAACAGGCGGGACTTACCAGCTTTGCTTCAATGTCGGCGGTAAAAAAAGCTCTTCCGACAAAAAAGGTAGGCCACACAGGAACCTTAGATCTTTTTGCCGACGGCCTTTTGGTTCTTCTTACAGGACAATTAACCCGCCTCGCCGATATAATTTCAGCCGAAAAAAAGACCTATGAAGCTTGGGTAGAGTTCGGAACGGAAACGGATACCCTCGACCCCGAAGGCGAGCCTGTTTTGATAGCCCCCCTCCCCTCGTATAAAAATTTAACGGAATCTATTCCCTCTTTTTTAGGGAAAATACTCCAAAGACCGCCCGAATTTTCTGCAATAAAAATAAACGGAAAGCGGGCCTCAGACAGAATACGTCGCGGTGAAAAGATAGAAATTGCAGAGAGGGAAATAGAAATTTTTAAAATAGACCTTAAAAAGATAATTACAGATGGCGGTTTGGAATTTACCAAAAAGGATTTTTTAAATACAAACACTGAGCTAAAAATCAAGTATGCCCATATCAGAGTGGAATGTTCAAAGGGAACCTACATCCGCTCCCTTGTAAGAGACCTTGCAAGGAAGGCCTCTTCTTGTGCCTATGTTAGGGCTTTAAGAAGGACGGCAGTTGGAAACTTTAAACTTGAAGATGCGGCAGGTTTTTCTCTTTTAAATGATTTTTCTGCAGCACCGGAAAATTTATTCCTAAAAGAAACAAAAACTTTAGATGCGGCGGCCGGCAAAAAATTCTATGAACAAAAAGAAATTGCGCCTTTGGAAATAAGGGCAAAGGCATTTTCTTTTTCTCCTAAGGCGGCAGAAAACTTAAAATTACCTTACCTCTTTTTAGATGGAAAATATCTAAACGATTTTTATAATGGAAAAAAAATTAAATTTAGTTGGTTTTTAAATGCCGACGAAGTCTTAGAAAATATCACAGCTTCCAACTTGGAAAATAAAAAAATATGCGTCTTTTGCGATAACTTGTGGATAGGTATTATAGGACTAAACAAAAACTGTCTGAAATATAAAACGGTGATAAAAAATTAA
- a CDS encoding methyl-accepting chemotaxis protein, whose product MKKSEIAQSAMKDSTDNQTGKIFSIRTKLTLVFGMLMIVVVIIQGIIAGIIAQKAVIEKVETHMLDKAADVAEIVDAKVTAFLGFIEGVSRSSLLRDPDISYAEKIERLKKEAKFNPRITEFNITDMDGNCYVFDGRVIKVSDREWFLTAKSGKPYVSEPYVSRTDGTLINTLAVPIYDENYKVKWVLSADTLGTKLSEDIGSIKVGETGFPFILGLNGTTIAHQNVELVINQDNFQENAKTDPSFKSLANYAKTVVNEATSSVGYYNLRGLDNIASHATMKTTGWKVVVRAPLKEFLGTVETLGNFMIGLAIILLLVVSVIVYLIARKMVKPLETVVDALKDISHGEGDLTIKLPINNNDELTLLARYFNHTIEKIGDSIRSVWNNAVIMQDIGSSLASNMTETAASIYQIGQNVENVKDKAITQAASVTETASTINEIISTIKKLNGNIESQASSVAQSSSAIEEMVANIGSITQTLEKTDDVIKNLASATSDGKETLVSSSGITQTIAEESGSLMEASSVIQHIASQTNLLAMNAAIEAAHAGEAGKGFAVVADEIRKLAEESSAQGKSITATLKNLSMEIETLSTSAKTVEDKFNIIFNLAEQVKNMSNKLTEAMREQENGSHEVLMAIRDINNITVEVNEGAAEMLRGGEEVAHEMTKLDDLTRIITGNMNEMASGAVQITNAVKDVNEITQKNKQSIEGLAGEVKKFKV is encoded by the coding sequence ATGAAAAAAAGTGAAATTGCACAATCCGCAATGAAGGATTCTACAGACAACCAAACAGGTAAAATCTTCTCCATCCGCACAAAATTAACACTTGTTTTTGGTATGCTAATGATTGTTGTAGTAATAATCCAAGGAATAATTGCAGGAATTATTGCTCAAAAGGCCGTTATCGAAAAAGTAGAGACCCATATGCTTGATAAAGCAGCCGATGTTGCCGAAATTGTTGACGCGAAGGTAACCGCCTTTTTGGGATTTATTGAAGGAGTCTCCCGTTCATCCTTATTACGCGACCCTGATATATCTTATGCAGAAAAAATTGAAAGACTTAAAAAAGAAGCTAAATTTAATCCCCGTATAACGGAATTTAATATTACGGATATGGATGGTAACTGTTATGTTTTTGACGGCAGGGTTATTAAAGTTTCCGACCGTGAATGGTTTCTGACTGCAAAATCCGGAAAGCCATATGTTTCCGAGCCTTATGTTTCCCGTACCGATGGAACCCTTATAAATACACTTGCTGTTCCTATTTATGATGAGAACTATAAAGTAAAATGGGTTTTATCCGCCGATACATTGGGGACAAAACTATCTGAAGATATAGGCAGCATAAAAGTAGGAGAAACAGGTTTTCCTTTTATTTTAGGTTTAAACGGAACGACTATAGCCCATCAAAATGTTGAACTTGTTATAAATCAAGACAATTTTCAAGAAAATGCAAAAACGGATCCTTCTTTTAAATCTTTAGCAAACTATGCAAAAACCGTAGTAAATGAAGCAACATCTTCAGTAGGATATTATAATCTTAGAGGCCTTGATAATATTGCTTCTCATGCTACAATGAAAACTACAGGCTGGAAAGTAGTTGTAAGAGCTCCTTTAAAAGAATTTTTAGGTACGGTAGAAACCCTTGGAAATTTTATGATTGGCCTGGCAATTATCTTGTTACTGGTTGTTAGTGTTATAGTATATCTTATTGCAAGAAAAATGGTAAAACCGCTTGAAACTGTAGTAGATGCTCTAAAAGATATTTCCCATGGAGAAGGTGATTTAACCATAAAATTACCTATTAATAATAATGATGAACTTACATTATTGGCAAGGTACTTTAATCACACAATCGAAAAAATCGGAGATTCAATACGCTCTGTATGGAATAATGCTGTAATTATGCAAGATATAGGAAGCTCCCTTGCTTCCAATATGACTGAAACGGCTGCTTCCATTTATCAGATAGGTCAAAATGTAGAAAATGTAAAGGACAAAGCCATAACGCAGGCAGCAAGTGTAACCGAGACAGCCTCTACAATTAACGAAATTATCTCAACAATCAAAAAGCTCAACGGCAATATTGAATCACAGGCTAGCAGCGTTGCACAATCTTCTTCAGCAATTGAAGAAATGGTTGCAAATATAGGTTCCATCACTCAAACCCTCGAAAAAACAGATGATGTAATTAAAAATCTTGCTTCTGCAACTTCAGACGGTAAAGAAACACTTGTAAGCTCCAGCGGAATAACCCAAACAATTGCAGAAGAATCCGGCAGCCTTATGGAAGCCAGCAGTGTTATTCAACATATCGCAAGTCAAACAAACCTTCTTGCAATGAATGCGGCAATAGAAGCCGCCCATGCAGGAGAAGCCGGTAAAGGATTTGCCGTTGTTGCCGACGAGATAAGAAAATTAGCTGAAGAATCAAGTGCTCAAGGTAAAAGTATAACTGCTACACTTAAAAATTTAAGTATGGAAATCGAAACGCTTTCAACATCTGCTAAAACCGTTGAAGATAAGTTCAATATCATATTTAATCTTGCAGAACAAGTAAAAAATATGAGTAATAAACTAACAGAGGCAATGCGTGAACAGGAAAACGGAAGTCATGAAGTGCTTATGGCAATACGAGATATTAATAATATCACCGTTGAAGTAAATGAAGGAGCAGCTGAAATGCTAAGAGGAGGAGAAGAAGTTGCTCACGAAATGACAAAACTTGACGATCTTACAAGAATTATTACAGGTAATATGAATGAAATGGCTTCAGGTGCAGTACAAATAACCAATGCTGTTAAAGATGTAAATGAAATAACACAAAAAAATAAACAGAGCATAGAAGGACTTGCAGGGGAAGTGAAGAAATTTAAAGTATAA
- a CDS encoding tetratricopeptide repeat protein, which produces MKKSIVLFFILLVSFRIFADYKSEYDNLLSARNLEGIAALLPKWEKAEPKNPELYIAYFNYYLLKGQRSTHSLDTYKKDNSNSLALVDQKTNQIAGYLNNNIWYEKEDVDKALSYLEKGLKFGKNRLDMYFGRIHILGEIGEYEKQSQKIIEVLKLGKEINHKWLWSMNEVIPSSESERIFLVSINDYYKALLQKSEPKTFLAVEKACVAQLKLYPKDVEVHNYLALAYIGQGKIQEALNVLLKADKLAKEDYTILFNMASCYETLKQYDKAKECYLQIKKNPNKQVQDMADQKLSELKKSTK; this is translated from the coding sequence ATGAAAAAAAGTATTGTGTTATTTTTCATTTTGTTGGTGTCATTCCGGATTTTTGCCGATTACAAATCCGAATATGACAATCTGCTTTCGGCAAGAAATTTAGAAGGGATTGCAGCCCTCCTGCCCAAATGGGAAAAGGCAGAGCCCAAAAATCCTGAACTCTACATTGCCTATTTTAATTATTACCTGCTTAAAGGTCAAAGGTCTACACATTCATTGGATACCTATAAGAAGGATAATAGTAATTCATTGGCCTTGGTGGATCAAAAGACAAATCAAATAGCGGGGTATTTAAACAATAATATCTGGTACGAAAAAGAAGATGTCGATAAAGCCTTGTCATATTTGGAAAAAGGATTAAAATTCGGTAAAAACCGCTTGGATATGTATTTTGGAAGAATTCATATTTTAGGCGAAATAGGAGAATATGAAAAGCAATCACAGAAAATTATCGAGGTTCTAAAACTTGGAAAAGAGATAAATCATAAATGGCTTTGGAGCATGAATGAGGTAATTCCATCATCAGAAAGTGAACGCATTTTTTTAGTTTCAATAAATGATTATTATAAAGCATTGCTCCAAAAAAGCGAGCCTAAAACTTTCCTTGCTGTTGAAAAAGCATGTGTTGCTCAATTAAAGCTATACCCTAAAGATGTGGAAGTTCATAACTACTTGGCATTAGCATATATCGGTCAAGGTAAGATTCAAGAAGCTTTAAATGTGCTGTTAAAAGCCGATAAACTTGCAAAAGAAGACTACACAATTCTCTTTAACATGGCTTCATGTTATGAAACATTAAAGCAATATGACAAGGCAAAGGAATGTTATCTCCAAATAAAGAAGAATCCCAACAAGCAAGTTCAAGATATGGCAGACCAAAAACTTTCAGAGCTAAAAAAATCAACCAAATAG
- a CDS encoding GNAT family N-acetyltransferase has translation MLKIEKAEIEDAKTILDIYNDSNKVFKVVPEQDIIETFANMIKTENTYILYEDNRAIGFISLKDKNTHGLISAIYIKHKIQKKGYGKYILNFIEQEAKHIGLEYLILKALKMFKWPIEFYKKNGFTILNEKEDELPFITEYIPPAKWEVIMIKRIMTCK, from the coding sequence ATGCTCAAAATCGAAAAAGCCGAAATAGAAGATGCAAAAACTATTTTAGATATCTATAACGACAGTAACAAGGTTTTCAAAGTTGTCCCGGAACAGGACATAATTGAAACCTTTGCAAATATGATAAAAACCGAAAATACATATATTCTATATGAAGATAATCGGGCAATCGGATTTATATCACTTAAAGATAAAAATACTCATGGACTTATTTCAGCCATATACATCAAACATAAAATACAAAAAAAAGGATACGGTAAATACATTTTAAATTTTATTGAACAAGAAGCAAAACATATAGGTTTGGAATATCTTATATTGAAAGCTCTTAAAATGTTTAAATGGCCAATAGAGTTTTATAAAAAAAACGGCTTTACAATCCTTAATGAAAAAGAAGACGAGCTGCCGTTTATAACCGAATATATTCCGCCGGCAAAATGGGAAGTTATAATGATAAAAAGGATAATGACATGCAAATAA
- a CDS encoding GNAT family N-acetyltransferase yields MQIKTGIEFSKEEVINLYEEAGWTAYTKNKDKLWQSITSSLKIYSIFVDNEFAAIARVLGDGITTILIQDIIVKQKYQNRGIGTALIKAILKDYKSVRQTILLCDNDKKLIDFYKKNGLKNIQDYNISCYGILK; encoded by the coding sequence ATGCAAATAAAAACAGGTATTGAATTTTCAAAAGAAGAGGTTATTAATCTTTATGAAGAAGCCGGCTGGACGGCATATACAAAAAACAAAGATAAATTATGGCAAAGTATAACTTCATCACTAAAAATATATTCTATTTTTGTTGACAACGAATTTGCAGCAATCGCACGAGTTTTAGGTGATGGAATAACAACCATTTTAATTCAAGACATAATTGTAAAACAAAAATATCAAAATAGAGGAATAGGCACGGCTCTTATAAAAGCAATTTTAAAAGATTACAAATCGGTACGGCAAACTATTTTACTTTGTGATAATGATAAAAAGCTTATAGATTTTTACAAGAAAAACGGCTTAAAGAATATTCAAGATTATAACATATCTTGTTATGGAATATTAAAATAA
- a CDS encoding virulence RhuM family protein — MDKKTEQTEIIIFKTDDKKVKIDVRLEDSNVWLTQEQIASLFEKGRSTIAEHIQNAFKEGEVDEKVVCRKFRHTTPHGAIPGKTQNISVKYYNLDVIIAVGYRVKSLRGTQFRQWAIERLKEYIVKGFTMDDERLKELGGGNYWKELLDRIRDIRSSEKLIYRQVLDLYATSIDYDPQSEDSIIFFKTVQNKLHFAVNEQTAAELIFSRADAEKEFMGLTNFHGAIPTKKDISIAKNYLNKEELFRLNRMVSAFFDLAEIKAIEHNPMKMKDWINELDKFTETYGKGVLKDAGKISHKNAIKKAEDEYRKYQTKTLSPVEEAYLNTIKSIQKKLNNSKTKKS, encoded by the coding sequence ATGGATAAAAAAACAGAACAAACCGAAATTATTATATTTAAAACAGATGATAAAAAAGTAAAAATAGATGTTAGACTGGAAGACTCAAATGTTTGGTTAACACAAGAACAAATAGCCTCATTATTTGAAAAAGGCAGATCTACTATAGCAGAACATATACAAAACGCCTTTAAAGAAGGAGAAGTTGATGAAAAAGTGGTATGTCGGAAATTCCGACATACCACTCCTCATGGAGCAATTCCGGGAAAAACTCAAAATATCTCAGTAAAATATTACAATCTTGACGTAATTATTGCTGTCGGTTACAGAGTAAAATCTTTGCGAGGAACACAATTTAGACAGTGGGCAATAGAGAGACTAAAAGAATATATAGTCAAAGGTTTTACCATGGATGACGAAAGACTAAAAGAACTTGGTGGAGGTAATTATTGGAAAGAATTATTAGATAGAATAAGAGATATTAGAAGCAGCGAAAAATTGATATATCGGCAAGTGTTAGACCTTTATGCAACAAGTATTGATTATGATCCTCAAAGTGAAGATTCCATAATTTTTTTTAAAACAGTACAAAATAAATTACATTTTGCGGTAAATGAACAAACAGCGGCAGAATTGATTTTTTCACGTGCTGATGCAGAAAAAGAATTTATGGGCCTTACAAATTTTCATGGAGCTATTCCCACAAAAAAGGATATTTCTATCGCAAAAAACTATCTGAATAAAGAAGAACTTTTTAGACTAAATAGAATGGTTTCAGCATTTTTTGATCTTGCTGAAATAAAAGCAATTGAACATAATCCTATGAAAATGAAGGATTGGATTAATGAACTTGATAAATTTACAGAAACATATGGAAAAGGTGTTTTAAAGGATGCCGGTAAAATAAGTCATAAAAATGCAATTAAAAAAGCTGAAGATGAATATAGAAAATACCAGACAAAAACTCTCTCGCCTGTAGAAGAAGCATATTTGAATACAATCAAATCCATACAAAAAAAATTAAATAATTCAAAAACTAAAAAATCATGA
- a CDS encoding GNAT family N-acetyltransferase yields MNIKSISLTDKIISQKEVKDFLQKADLNQRGSLIGLFDKKKIIGAGSLYTNSFHPYRDYINIYIEKDYRNKGLGSRLLKALKENSAKKRFQVMCSSGKEELIQFLLKEGFVLARRSYSFDLKKEAQNIFLSKEVSDEFKNIQMKPLINLNSKEKEEFQKIFYFNYADTHKSINPLNKDICIKEFSNEILADCDEERSSCLISNNEVSAYVIVYMENFPEIGYLGGKTIEEIETYLNYFQVIINNLLNAYEQIYFEIDDTDYYAFPLMTALQINCKESYNTYILD; encoded by the coding sequence ATGAACATAAAATCAATTAGCCTTACCGATAAAATTATTTCTCAAAAGGAAGTAAAAGACTTTCTTCAAAAAGCTGATCTCAACCAAAGAGGAAGTCTTATCGGCTTATTCGATAAAAAAAAGATAATCGGAGCAGGCAGCCTTTACACAAATTCTTTTCATCCATACAGGGATTATATAAATATCTATATCGAGAAAGATTACAGAAACAAAGGATTGGGGAGCCGGCTTCTAAAAGCCTTAAAAGAAAACTCGGCTAAAAAAAGATTTCAAGTTATGTGTTCTTCCGGCAAAGAGGAATTAATTCAATTTTTACTTAAAGAAGGTTTTGTTTTAGCCCGCAGGTCATATAGTTTTGATCTAAAAAAAGAAGCTCAAAATATTTTTTTGTCAAAAGAAGTTTCTGATGAATTTAAAAATATACAGATGAAACCTCTTATAAATTTAAATTCAAAAGAAAAAGAGGAATTTCAAAAAATATTTTACTTTAATTATGCCGACACACACAAAAGCATAAACCCTCTCAATAAGGATATATGTATAAAAGAATTTTCAAATGAAATTTTAGCCGATTGCGATGAAGAAAGGTCCTCATGTTTAATTTCTAATAACGAAGTATCAGCCTATGTAATAGTTTATATGGAAAATTTTCCCGAAATCGGCTATCTTGGCGGAAAGACAATAGAAGAAATCGAAACCTATCTAAATTATTTTCAAGTTATAATCAATAATCTATTAAACGCTTATGAGCAAATTTATTTTGAAATAGATGATACTGATTATTATGCTTTTCCACTAATGACGGCCTTACAAATTAACTGTAAAGAATCGTATAATACTTATATCCTTGATTAA